From Psychrobacillus sp. FSL K6-2836, a single genomic window includes:
- a CDS encoding Gfo/Idh/MocA family protein, whose translation MLKVGVIGGGSISEFHINSYISNPDAELIALCDSNEQRLTLAGEKYGVTNLYNNYNDLLQNKDVDAVSICTWNNTHAEMAIAALEAGKHVLVEKPLSSTVEQALAVEEAVKKSGKQLQVGFVRRHGSNTKLLKQFIDQDELGEIYYAKASCIRRLGNPGGWFSDRSKSGGGPLIDLGVHMIDICWYLMGKPRPVSVSGNAYSKLGNRSNIENLSFYKAADYDSTLNDVEDLANALIRFENGASLYVDVSFTLHAQEDELYVKLFGVKGGAEIEPELVMVTEKNNTILNMTPQIDNLSFDFVGAFTNEINHFVECCLEGKETLAPVEDGVQVMKMLSAVYESASTGKEIYL comes from the coding sequence ATGTTAAAAGTTGGAGTAATTGGGGGAGGCTCTATATCAGAGTTTCATATAAATTCATATATTTCAAACCCGGATGCTGAATTGATAGCATTATGTGATAGTAATGAACAACGTCTAACTCTAGCAGGTGAAAAATATGGAGTTACAAATTTATATAATAATTATAATGATTTACTGCAAAACAAAGATGTAGATGCTGTAAGTATCTGCACTTGGAACAACACTCATGCGGAAATGGCTATTGCAGCGTTAGAAGCAGGGAAGCATGTGTTGGTTGAAAAACCATTAAGTTCGACAGTGGAACAGGCTTTGGCTGTGGAAGAGGCTGTAAAGAAATCCGGTAAGCAATTACAGGTTGGCTTTGTGAGACGACATGGTAGTAATACAAAACTTCTTAAACAGTTTATCGATCAAGATGAGCTTGGAGAAATATATTATGCAAAAGCCTCTTGTATAAGAAGATTAGGGAATCCAGGAGGTTGGTTCAGCGATCGCTCTAAGTCAGGAGGGGGGCCACTAATAGATTTAGGTGTGCATATGATAGACATCTGTTGGTATTTGATGGGGAAACCACGACCAGTGTCAGTAAGCGGGAATGCATATTCAAAGTTAGGAAACAGAAGCAATATAGAAAATTTATCTTTTTATAAGGCTGCTGATTATGATTCTACGTTAAATGATGTAGAGGATTTAGCGAATGCGCTCATTCGATTTGAAAATGGTGCTTCCCTATACGTAGATGTCAGCTTCACGCTGCATGCACAAGAAGATGAGCTCTATGTGAAGTTGTTCGGTGTTAAGGGTGGAGCTGAAATAGAACCAGAGTTAGTAATGGTGACAGAGAAAAATAATACTATATTAAACATGACTCCTCAAATTGATAATTTAAGTTTTGATTTTGTAGGTGCCTTTACAAACGAAATTAATCACTTCGTTGAATGCTGTTTAGAAGGAAAAGAAACACTTGCCCCAGTTGAAGATGGCGTCCAAGTGATGAAAATGTTAAGTGCAGTATATGAATCCGCAAGTACAGGGAAAGAAATATATTTATAA
- a CDS encoding zinc-dependent alcohol dehydrogenase, which translates to MKSIVASNGVVQILERESPVIKPSFLLIRTLFSAVSPGTEIGLVSLSKDKEISLGYSAVGIVEECGEDITEYQVGDTVACYGAPYVGHSEYLLVPTTLCAKVPENVEPKQAALAGIGAIAIHALRVAKLEFGETVVIVGLGLLGQMIAKIANAAAFNVIALDISEERVSMLQPDGISSFSSVSNMENALMKATHNNGADAVLLCAGGKRSTLTHQSLSWIKNQGKVVIVGDIEPDFPRETMFAKEAQILISRAGGPGRYDKRYELQALDYPYGYVRWTEGRNVAEYLRLVNENRINVQTFITEIVDFNSAPQAYEDLINKQAVTKIIAYNN; encoded by the coding sequence ATGAAATCAATCGTTGCAAGTAATGGTGTAGTACAGATTTTAGAAAGGGAAAGTCCGGTAATCAAACCTTCCTTTTTACTAATAAGAACTTTATTTTCCGCGGTCTCTCCAGGTACCGAGATTGGATTAGTGAGTCTTAGTAAGGATAAGGAAATCTCTTTAGGGTATAGTGCTGTTGGTATAGTGGAGGAATGCGGAGAAGATATAACAGAATATCAGGTGGGAGATACAGTAGCTTGTTACGGTGCACCATACGTAGGGCATTCTGAATATCTCTTAGTACCCACTACATTATGTGCTAAAGTACCGGAGAATGTAGAACCTAAACAGGCCGCTTTAGCCGGGATTGGTGCAATTGCCATTCATGCTTTAAGAGTGGCAAAACTTGAATTTGGAGAAACAGTAGTTATTGTAGGCTTAGGATTACTAGGACAAATGATTGCTAAAATTGCCAATGCAGCTGCTTTTAATGTTATTGCACTAGACATTTCAGAAGAGCGAGTAAGTATGCTGCAACCGGATGGAATAAGCTCTTTTTCTTCGGTAAGTAATATGGAAAATGCTCTGATGAAAGCCACACATAATAATGGGGCAGATGCAGTTTTATTATGTGCGGGTGGAAAACGTTCAACACTCACTCATCAAAGCTTAAGTTGGATTAAAAACCAAGGGAAGGTAGTAATTGTAGGAGATATAGAGCCAGACTTCCCTCGTGAAACAATGTTCGCTAAAGAAGCACAAATCCTAATTTCTCGAGCTGGTGGACCAGGCCGCTATGACAAGAGGTATGAATTGCAAGCCTTGGACTACCCGTATGGTTATGTGCGCTGGACGGAAGGTAGAAATGTAGCTGAGTATCTTCGTTTAGTAAACGAAAACCGGATAAATGTTCAGACCTTTATAACAGAAATAGTAGATTTTAATAGTGCACCTCAAGCATATGAGGATTTGATAAATAAACAGGCAGTAACGAAAATCATTGCTTATAACAATTAA
- a CDS encoding GTP cyclohydrolase IIa has product MPSKNTLNNTSDIKIGIIGPKDLVNQTKETLKSFPNFTPVFRLVEQDSQIHEITKELINDVEVLMFTEYHAYNIAKQLVEFKIPVHHMPLMGTGLYRSLFLIKIAYPLTCLSIDTFDKKYIEQILLELEEVNYDLLVYKNNTSSSGIYEIIKFHIENYRIHNSIVLTGIQDVAKQLDNLQIPYQWVTPTQQDMIVSFERALLATDTRRNKESQIVFGLINIDNFKNITAKYSSEHDVQLLKLKLQQMLLEYIKMLDGHLIILGGDEYSFITTRGIFERETRGYKFIPLLQDVKNELGVTISLGVGFGRTATESGNHARLALRQSLDLGGNVCYIVREDQSVLGPVDITTYKQYERYDLAITDPQLLDKAEKAGMSASYMTKLMARVSRHKKIEYTAQELASTLNVTIRSANRILLKWTDAELVDIVGEEKVTHKGRPRRIYRLSFIEEEQR; this is encoded by the coding sequence GTGCCTAGTAAAAATACATTAAATAATACCTCCGACATTAAAATCGGAATTATTGGACCAAAAGATTTAGTGAATCAAACAAAAGAAACTTTAAAGTCTTTCCCAAATTTCACCCCCGTTTTCCGTTTGGTTGAACAGGATAGCCAAATTCATGAAATTACGAAAGAATTAATAAATGATGTTGAAGTTTTAATGTTCACTGAATATCATGCGTATAATATCGCCAAACAACTTGTAGAATTTAAAATCCCAGTACATCATATGCCTTTAATGGGCACCGGACTTTATAGGTCTCTATTTCTTATTAAAATTGCATACCCTTTAACTTGCTTGTCTATCGATACTTTTGATAAGAAATATATTGAACAAATTTTGTTAGAACTTGAAGAAGTCAATTATGATTTACTCGTCTATAAAAATAATACTTCTAGCTCTGGAATTTACGAGATTATTAAATTCCACATAGAAAACTACCGAATACACAACTCTATTGTTCTGACGGGAATACAAGATGTCGCTAAACAGCTAGACAATCTTCAAATTCCGTATCAATGGGTAACACCCACACAACAGGATATGATTGTATCTTTTGAACGAGCTTTGTTAGCAACTGATACTAGAAGAAATAAAGAATCCCAAATTGTATTTGGATTAATCAATATAGATAATTTTAAAAATATCACCGCAAAATATTCGTCTGAACATGATGTGCAATTATTAAAATTGAAGTTGCAGCAAATGCTACTTGAGTATATTAAGATGTTGGATGGACATCTCATCATCCTTGGGGGCGATGAGTATTCTTTTATCACTACTCGTGGTATTTTCGAGCGTGAGACAAGAGGATATAAGTTTATCCCTCTTCTACAAGATGTTAAAAATGAGCTTGGTGTTACTATAAGCCTTGGTGTAGGCTTCGGTCGAACCGCTACTGAGTCAGGAAACCATGCAAGATTGGCACTTCGACAATCGCTCGATTTAGGTGGAAACGTTTGTTACATCGTACGAGAAGACCAAAGTGTTTTGGGACCAGTAGATATAACAACCTATAAACAATATGAACGATATGATTTGGCGATTACCGACCCCCAATTACTTGATAAAGCCGAAAAAGCTGGAATGTCTGCTTCCTATATGACCAAGCTTATGGCTCGTGTTTCTAGGCATAAAAAAATTGAATATACCGCTCAAGAGTTAGCTTCCACACTTAATGTAACAATCAGAAGTGCAAACCGTATTCTCTTAAAGTGGACTGATGCGGAATTAGTCGATATTGTAGGTGAGGAAAAAGTCACTCATAAAGGAAGACCTCGCCGAATTTACCGTCTAAGTTTTATTGAAGAAGAACAACGATAA